CCACGCACGCAACAGCGCTCGGCACCCTCGGTTACCGCGACGGCGATCCCGAGACGGTGCCAGGCATCGAGCATGAAGCGCGTGTCGTCGCTGAAGAGCACGCCATCGAGCGTCGACTCGCCCTCGGCAAGAGCGGCAAGAAGCACCGCGCGATTGGTGATGCTCTTCGAACCGGGAACCCGCACCTCGCAATCGGGCGCCCGTTGCAGCGGAACGATGACGCGCACGTCCGTACTCACGGCGCCCCTCCCCCGCCGGCCGCGAACCACGACCGGCGCGCCGCCTGCGCACGCGTCAGGATCGCCGTCACTCGCGTGGCGTCCTGGGCGGCAACGGCGGCCCGCAATTCGGCCACCGCCCCCTCGAAGCCGACGATCGCCGCCTCGACCGCGGCCGCGTTACAGAGAAAGATGTCGGTCCAGGTCTCCGGCAAGCTGGCGGCCACCCGCGTGACGTCCCGCAGGCTCGGCCCACCCCACCGCTCCAGCGTCGCATCCTTATCCAGGATCGCCGTCACCGCACTGAAGGCCAGGACGTGCGGCAGATGGCTGGTCCATGCCAGCACGGCGTCGTGCCGCTCCGGCAGCATGGTCTCGACGCGCATCCCGACGGCCTCCCACAGCGCCCGGATACGAGCTACGGCCGCGGGCGTGGAACGCGCGCCCGGGGTCAGCACGCAGCGACTGCCGCGAAACAGTTCCGCGGTCGCCGCCGCCGCCCCCGAACCCTCGGTGCCCGCGATCGGGTGCGCCCCAACGAACGCCGGACCCGGCGCCAACGCCGCTTCCACCGCGGCAACCACGTGAGCCTTGACGCTGCCGACATCGGTGACGACGGCCCCCGGCCGGAGCGCCGGACCGCACTCCGCGGCAACCGCCGCACAGGCACGCACGGGCACCGCGAGCACCAGCAGGTCGGCATCGCGCGCCGCTTCGGCGGGATCGTGGCTGTAACGGTCGACGATGCCGCGCTCCAGCGCCGTCCTTAGGTTGGCCGCGCCGCGCCCGAGACCGACGATCTCGCCGACCACGCCGGCGGCGCGGGCAGCCAGCGCCAGCGAACCCCCGATGAGGCCGACGCCGGCGACGGTCATGCGCTCAAAACGCATCGACACCCGCTACTCCCTGGCGCAACACCTGTTCGAGCGCGGCGACACAGCGCGCGTTCTCCTCCGCCGTACCGACGGTGACCCGCACGTGCTCCGGAAAGCCGTACACACCCATGGGCCGCACGATGACACCGAGCCGCAGCAAGGCGTCGTAAACGCGCACACCGTTACCGACCCGCACCATCATGAAGTTCGCCCAGCTCGGCACCGTCTCGAGCCCGATGCGTTCGCACTCCCGCCTCAGGTAAGCCATGCCCTCGCGATTGCACGCTCGTGTCCGCTCCACATGGGCGTCGTCGTCGAGCGCCGCCAGCGCCGCGATTTGCGCCAGACTGCTCACGTTGAAGGGCTGACGCACGCGGTTCATCACCTCGACGAGCTCTGGCTGCGCGACGCCGAACCCCACCCGCAACCCGGCCAGACCGTAGATCTTAGAGAAGGTCCGCAGCGTAATGAGCAGCCGCCCCGGCCGGTGATACGTTAACGAGTCCGGATACTCGGGGTCGTCCACGAACTCGAAGTAGGCTTCGTCCATGACAACGATCGCCTGCGCCGGCAGGCCGACGAGAAACTCGTCCCACTGACGGCGACGAAAGATCGTCCCGGTCGGGTTGTTGGGATTGGCGAGAAAGACCATGCGCGTTCCCGGTCGCACGGCGTCGGCAATCGCTTCCAGATCGTGCGTGTAGCTGCGCAGCGGCACGAGATGCCCGACGCACCCGGCGGCCTGTACGACGATACGGTAGATGGCGAACGCCTGGTCGGCGATAACGGCCTCGTCGCCCGGCTGCATGAAGGTCCTGACCGCAAGCTCGATGATCTCGTTGGAGCCGTTGCCGACGATGACGGCCTCGGGCGAGACGCCGAGTTTCTTGGCCAGTGCGCGCTTCAGATAAAAGCAGTTGCCGTCCGGATAGCGGTGGATGTTAGGTAGCGCCCGCTGGATCGCCGCGAGCGCTTTCGGCGACGGCCCGAGCGGGTTCTCGTTCGACGCCAGCTTGATCGAATCGAACACGCCGTACTCGCGTTCGAGCTCCTCGATCGGCATGCCGGGCGGATAAGGAGCGAGTCCGTGAATGTGCTCGGGCACGAGTTGTCGAATGTCGATGGTCATGTTTCTCTCCCATCAAACCGGCGGCAACGCCGCCGGATACGACCCCAGAACCCGCACGAACAGACAGCGCCTGGCCAGAGCCGCCAGCGCACGAGCCACGCGCGGCTCGCCGGCGTGACCCACCAGATCGAGGAAGAACACGTACTCCCACGGCCTGCTCTTCAGGGGCCGCGACTCGATGCTGCACAGGTTGACGGCATTGTCGGCAAACGGCTTCAAGATGCGGTGCAGCGCCCCGGCCTCGTGCGGGGCGCCGAGCACGACGGACGTCTTGTCGTCGCCGCTCGGACGGCCGACACCGTCGCGGCCGATCACCAGGAAGCGCGTGTAGTTGTTGGGTTGGTCCTGAATGCCCGCCGCGAGAATCCGCAGACCGTAGCGCTCGGCGGCCATCCGCCCGGCGATCGCCCCTGCCCGGGGGTCGCGCGCGGCGATCTCCGCGGCGTGCGCGTTGCTCGCCGCTTCCACTTGCGGCACGCACGCAAGATGACGGGCCAGCCACTGGCGGCACTGACCTAGCGACTGCGGATGGGAGACGATCCGCCGGATGCCGCCCAGGCCGCGGGCACGACCCATCAGGCAGTGCTCGATACGCAACTGCGTTTCCGCCTTGATCGACAGCGGCGATTCGACCAGCCGGTCGAGAGTCGCCGTCACCACGCCCTCGGTCGAGTTCTCGACCGGCACAACACCGTATTCGGCCCGCTGCTGCTCCACCTCGTCGAAGACCGCGGCGCACGAATCCACCGGCACCACGGCGGCCAGCGACCCGAATTGCTGCTGCACCGCCTGATGCGAGAACGTTCCCAGCGGCCCGAGGCAGGCTATGCGAAGCGGCTGCTCCAGCGACAGACACGCCGCGATCACCTCGCGGAAGATGGGACGCAGACGCGCGGCGTCCAACGGCCCCCCGGTTGCGGCTCCGAGGCGCTGCAGGATGCGCTTCTCGCGGTCGGGGGTGTAAACCGTCGCCTGGTGATGGTGCTTTTGCTGGCCGATCTGCACCGCCAGGCTGGCGCGCCGATTCAGCAGCGCCAGCAGGCGGTCGTCGATGCGGTCGATTTTGGCGCGCAGGGCATCAATCGAGGTCGCGCGCGGCAAGAGGCTCCCCCGAAGACACCGGCCGATTGCACCGGCCACGAACGTCGGCCCACCCGACCGACGGCGTCGTGACGTTGATTCTACTCGGCGTCTTCATGGATTCGACAAACGATGGCTGTTGGTACCGCATGCCCGAACGGAATGCAACGATTGTTACGCGGCGTCAACCGCCAGACGCCAGAAGGCGTCGGCCCTGCGGATGACGTCCTCGGCCTCGGGCGACGTCCACCGCAGCCCCGCCATGCCGCGACACCAGGTCATCTGGCGCTTCGCCAGCCGCCGCGTCGCCTGCGCCATGTGGTCGCGCGCGGTCGCCAGATCGCACTCCCCGCGCACATACGCACCGATCTCGCGATAACCCGGGCTGCGCAACGCCGGCAACGCCGCATCGTACCCGGCCGCGAACAGCCGCCGCACCTCCTCCACCAACCCGTCGCGGATCATCGCCTCGCAGCGCACCGCGATCCGGGCGTACAACTCGGCACGCGGCAGAGTCAGCCCGAGCAGCAGCGCCTCGACGTCGCCGCCCTGGAAACCGTGCGCGGATTGCCATGAGCTGAGCGGACGTCCGCTCAATTCGTACACTTCGAGCGCCCGCACCTGCCGCACCACGTCGTGCGGATGCAGCCGCGCCGCCAGCGGCGGGTCGACCGTCGTCAGGCGCGCGTGCAACGACCCGGGCGCGGCGGCCTCGGCGGCAGTCAGCCGCGCTCGCACCGCCGGGTCGCGCCCGGGTACCGGCACAAGACCGCGCACAACCGCCTTCACGTACAGCCCCGTCCCGCCCACCAGCAACACGCGCTTGCCGCGCGCCGCGATATCCGCGATCGCAGCGCCGGCCAATTCCCGAAAGCGAGCGCAATCGAAATGCTCGTCCGGAGCGACGACATCGATCAGGTGGTGGCGCACGCGCGCCTGTTCCGCTGCGGTCGGCTTGGCGCTGCCGATGTCGAGCCCGCGATACACCTGCCGCGAGTCCGCGTTGACGATCTCGGCATCGAGCGCCGCGGCAACGGCGAGCGCCACCGCGCTCTTGCCGACTGCCGTCGGGCCAAGAATCGCCACGATCCGCGGGGGCCGGCAGCTGAAATCTGCAGTCCGAGAAGACATGGAGCACCGTGCGGGCAATTGGACTGTCGGGCCGTCAGGTTGTTAGCAACTCAGGGGGCCGCCCGGTAGGCGGCCAGGCCGCGGCCGCTTCGCCCCGGACTCGCCCCCGTTTCCCTCACGTGCGTCGGAACAAACGTTCCAGATCCCGCCGCGGCAACGTGACGAACGCCGGACGCCCGTGGGGGCAGTTCGTCGACAGCTCGATGCCGTCCATTGCCGCCAGCAGCGCCTGCACCTGAGTTCCCTTCAAAGCCTGGCCGACGCGCACCGCGCTGTGACAGGCGAGCCGGGCAATCACCGCCTCGGCTGCCTGCGCAATGCGACGCGAACGGCCGACCTCGGTTAGCTCCTCGGCCAGGTCGCGCACCAGCACTGCCGGATCACTGTCGCCCAGCAACGCCGGCACCGCCCGCACCGCCACCGTACTGCCCCCGAAACCGTCGAGCTCGAAGCCCAGATTCTCGACGTCGCCCCTGGCCTCCTCGAGCAGCGCCGCCGCCGCCGGACCGACGTCCACCACGACGGGCACCAGCAGGCGCTGGCGGGCCACGCCCCCGGCAACGTATGCGCTTCGCAGACGCTCGAACATCACGCGCTCGTGCGCCGCGTGCTGATCGATCACCACGAGAGCATCGGCGGTCTCGCACACGAGGTAGCCCTCGAAGGCCTGACCGAGCACCCGCAGGCGGGCGAAGAAACCCGGTGACTCCGCCGCAGCCGAGCCGCTGCCCCCCTCGACGACAACTGCACGCGGCCCGCCACCGGCAGGCATCTCCGCCGTTAACGGGCCGGGGCTGCCGTGAACGATCGCCCAGGAACCCGTCAGCGGCGCCGCGGACATCGCCGGCATCGTGTCGGGCCGCCACGGCGGCAACGGCGGCCGCAAACCCAGACCTAACTGCGCCGCCGTCATGGCCGCCGCGGCCGCTTCCGGCGCCGCCTCTTCCACCTCCGGCAGTGGCGGCCGATAGGCGCGCAACCGGTCGTGTACCGCACGCGTGATCAGATCGTGTACCGCCCCACCGCGCCGAAAGCGGACTTCCGACTTCGCCGGATGGACGTTGACGTCCACCTCGTCCAGCGGCACCTCGATGAACACCGCCACGGCCGGATAACGGCCGTGCATGAGCAACGTGCTGTACCCCGCTACGAGCGCATGGCTCACGAGTTTGTCGCGCACAAAGCGGCCGTTGACGTAAGTAAAGATCTGCCGGGCCGACGGAAAGCTCACCTGCGGGTTGGTAAGCCAGCCATGGATGCGACCCGCCGCGCCACGGCACTCGAAAGCTAGCATCCCTGCCGCGCGCTCGCGGCCGAAGACCTGCGCCACTCGCTCGGCACCATCGCCGACGGCGGCATACTCCAACAGCATCCGCGTCCCATGCCGCAGCGTAAAGCCGACTCTCGGCCAGGCCAGTGCCGTACGCGTCAACAGCTCGCTCACATGACCCACCTCGGTGGCCGGCGCCTTGAGGAACTTGCGGCGCGCCGGCACGTTGCCGAACAGGTCGACCACCTCCACTCGCGTCCCTGCCGCCGCACCGATTATTCGCTGGTCGACGATCTCCCCGGCGCGCACAACCACCTGCGCGGCACTCAGGTCCACGGG
This sequence is a window from Candidatus Binatia bacterium. Protein-coding genes within it:
- a CDS encoding prephenate dehydrogenase/arogenate dehydrogenase family protein; translation: MRFERMTVAGVGLIGGSLALAARAAGVVGEIVGLGRGAANLRTALERGIVDRYSHDPAEAARDADLLVLAVPVRACAAVAAECGPALRPGAVVTDVGSVKAHVVAAVEAALAPGPAFVGAHPIAGTEGSGAAAATAELFRGSRCVLTPGARSTPAAVARIRALWEAVGMRVETMLPERHDAVLAWTSHLPHVLAFSAVTAILDKDATLERWGGPSLRDVTRVAASLPETWTDIFLCNAAAVEAAIVGFEGAVAELRAAVAAQDATRVTAILTRAQAARRSWFAAGGGGAP
- the hisC gene encoding histidinol-phosphate transaminase; its protein translation is MTIDIRQLVPEHIHGLAPYPPGMPIEELEREYGVFDSIKLASNENPLGPSPKALAAIQRALPNIHRYPDGNCFYLKRALAKKLGVSPEAVIVGNGSNEIIELAVRTFMQPGDEAVIADQAFAIYRIVVQAAGCVGHLVPLRSYTHDLEAIADAVRPGTRMVFLANPNNPTGTIFRRRQWDEFLVGLPAQAIVVMDEAYFEFVDDPEYPDSLTYHRPGRLLITLRTFSKIYGLAGLRVGFGVAQPELVEVMNRVRQPFNVSSLAQIAALAALDDDAHVERTRACNREGMAYLRRECERIGLETVPSWANFMMVRVGNGVRVYDALLRLGVIVRPMGVYGFPEHVRVTVGTAEENARCVAALEQVLRQGVAGVDAF
- the pheA gene encoding prephenate dehydratase, which produces MPRATSIDALRAKIDRIDDRLLALLNRRASLAVQIGQQKHHHQATVYTPDREKRILQRLGAATGGPLDAARLRPIFREVIAACLSLEQPLRIACLGPLGTFSHQAVQQQFGSLAAVVPVDSCAAVFDEVEQQRAEYGVVPVENSTEGVVTATLDRLVESPLSIKAETQLRIEHCLMGRARGLGGIRRIVSHPQSLGQCRQWLARHLACVPQVEAASNAHAAEIAARDPRAGAIAGRMAAERYGLRILAAGIQDQPNNYTRFLVIGRDGVGRPSGDDKTSVVLGAPHEAGALHRILKPFADNAVNLCSIESRPLKSRPWEYVFFLDLVGHAGEPRVARALAALARRCLFVRVLGSYPAALPPV
- the miaA gene encoding tRNA (adenosine(37)-N6)-dimethylallyltransferase MiaA, whose protein sequence is MAILGPTAVGKSAVALAVAAALDAEIVNADSRQVYRGLDIGSAKPTAAEQARVRHHLIDVVAPDEHFDCARFRELAGAAIADIAARGKRVLLVGGTGLYVKAVVRGLVPVPGRDPAVRARLTAAEAAAPGSLHARLTTVDPPLAARLHPHDVVRQVRALEVYELSGRPLSSWQSAHGFQGGDVEALLLGLTLPRAELYARIAVRCEAMIRDGLVEEVRRLFAAGYDAALPALRSPGYREIGAYVRGECDLATARDHMAQATRRLAKRQMTWCRGMAGLRWTSPEAEDVIRRADAFWRLAVDAA
- the mutL gene encoding DNA mismatch repair endonuclease MutL, coding for MSVRQADLVGAPGEGLILVLPPHVAEQIAAGEVVERPASVVKELVENALDAGATQVRVELEDAGLGVIAVIDDGEGMSADDAPRAFARHATSKVRTTDDLFRIRTLGFRGEALASIGAVSTTTLTTRRPVDLSAAQVVVRAGEIVDQRIIGAAAGTRVEVVDLFGNVPARRKFLKAPATEVGHVSELLTRTALAWPRVGFTLRHGTRMLLEYAAVGDGAERVAQVFGRERAAGMLAFECRGAAGRIHGWLTNPQVSFPSARQIFTYVNGRFVRDKLVSHALVAGYSTLLMHGRYPAVAVFIEVPLDEVDVNVHPAKSEVRFRRGGAVHDLITRAVHDRLRAYRPPLPEVEEAAPEAAAAAMTAAQLGLGLRPPLPPWRPDTMPAMSAAPLTGSWAIVHGSPGPLTAEMPAGGGPRAVVVEGGSGSAAAESPGFFARLRVLGQAFEGYLVCETADALVVIDQHAAHERVMFERLRSAYVAGGVARQRLLVPVVVDVGPAAAALLEEARGDVENLGFELDGFGGSTVAVRAVPALLGDSDPAVLVRDLAEELTEVGRSRRIAQAAEAVIARLACHSAVRVGQALKGTQVQALLAAMDGIELSTNCPHGRPAFVTLPRRDLERLFRRT